The stretch of DNA TTTATGGTAAAATCTAATTAAATCATTCCTCTTCTCATTTACAGAAGCTTGGAGACATTATGGAAATGATGTTTGGTGGTCGTTACTGTATTTTGATGATGGCACTCTTCTCAATTTTCACGGGTTTGATCTATAATGAATTCTTCTCAGTCCCATTTGAGCTGTTTGCTCCCTCGGCATATGTATGCCGTGATCTTTCTTGCAGGTAAATGGCTAAACTTTGTGTGCATTGTACTGTATATATTTGATAGTCTAAAGCCTTTATCTTTTGGTAGAGATGCTACTACTGTGGGATTGATTAAGGCGCGCCCCACTTACCCATTTGGCGTAGATCCTGCATGGCATGGTACCCGCAGTGAGCTGCCATTCCTAAACtctttgaagatgaaaatgtcAATCCTTCTTGGGGTAGCTCAAATGAACCTGGGAATCATATTAAGCTATTGCAATGCTAAATTCTTTGAGAATAGCGTTAATATCTGGTAACATTCTGCTATCTGGATCACTGCATACTTGAGCTTTTCAAGCTTTTAAAGTCCTGTCATAGTTTGATGTATACATGATTAAACTGTGTGGGTCgcaaataattttcatatatatcattactaaataaatttcattGCCCGTCTTTCGACTTGCTGTTAGCTAACATTAACTTACATTTAGCTGCATTATTCCAGGTTCCAATTTGTTCcccagataatttttttaaacagttTGTTTGGCTACCTGTCCATTCTCATCCTTGTGAAGTGGTGCATTGGTTCACAAGCTGATCTATACCACACAATGATATACATGTTCCTCAGTCCTACTGATGATCTGGGTGAAAACCAGCTTTTTGTTGGCCAGAAGACGTTACAGgttctctttttcaaattttgtatattgttagtaagtttaaaattttgttttctttggcaCGTGGTCAttccttataatttttcatgtgttCTATTACCAGCTTGTGTTACTGTTACTGGCCCTTGTTGCTGTACCCTGGATGCTACTTCCAAAgccttttcttttgaagaagcAGCACCAAGATGTATGCTTGTAGATTCCCTATCTTCCTATCACCCATTCTCgttatatttgtttatatttccTCTGGTTCTGATGGTTCTGTTACTTTAGCGGCATCGAGGCCAATCTTACACACCACTTCAGAGCACAGAGGAAACCTTTCAGTTGGAGTCAAATCATGGTTCACATGGTCATGAGGAGTTTGAGTTCAGTGAAGTCTTTGTACACCAACTGATACATACCATAGAATTTGTGCTTGGATCGGTCTCAAATACGGCTTCTTACCTTCGTCTATGGGCCCTAAGGTATAAACTGCTACAAACTTGAATTTTTGCATCCCATCCTTATCATGTCCTTTCTCCTATTTTGACCAATCTAATACTGCTTATAACATGCAACATACCATCTTATCTTCTACACCATGTTGATCCACCTGGCAAAATCTGGTTAAAGAAAATGTGATCCTTTTGAAAGGTTATACTTATTGACCCACTCAAGCCATGAAACTTCTTTATTAATCCATTTAAGTCAAGGATGGGCTTCTTCCGTTACATTGGATGACTTATATGGAGCCTCTAACAAATACTGAAAGTAGCCTAGCCATGGTCAGGGGAAGCTATTCTGCTTTATGAATAGCAATTTGACCATGTGATTGGATCAGGCTACGGCTGCTTCCCTCCCACCGTATTCTTCTCCGTGCTGTCAATAGAGAGAATAAAGGGTATGTAGAGGTTTTGTTGACATTAAGGGGAAGCCAACCTACGGAGGTGACACAGATGTGTTCAGTCATATCTAGTCATTAAACAAACATGGACCTCTGACCTGTCAAGGCATAGCTAATCATTAAAACAACCATGTTAGCCACGTCCTGACCATCTTTGATGAATATGTGGATCAAATTTGACAGGAAATAttggtcaaaaaaaaaaaaaagtatggtttGAAGAAATAGAACATCATGCAACCCCTAGTGGTTGGCTCAAGTGCtaagggccttggtcttggtggtatgctccctccaggtctaaggttcgaactCTTGAGGGTAAACAATTTTAGGGCCATGTCCAATCAGTAAGAAGCCTATGATTTACCGGATTTGTGTTATGGGAACATGTTATATGGGTCCATGGTTTAATTGGGTAAAAGACATGTTATGTTAGCATGCCAGCATGGTTTCTAAGATTCCTcgtcataaaaattaaaaaaaaaattaagaaaaagaatcatcatactttcatgcatgtATGTGGCTAATTTTACGCAATAATTTTTTGCACATTGTACGTATAACTAAAACCACTTATCACTCCTATTGAATGGTGGGGCACaatgtgcctttttttttttttttttagataatcaagaattttatttataagaaaagaaggcatagcccaagtacgcAAGGTGTATACATGAACTAAAAGGAAATAAAGTCTGGCACAATGTGCATGTTTTGGCATGTTCTTATATCTTGAAGAGCTCATCACAGTTCCTAAGAGATCCAGCCCTCTCATTCTCAGATTATCCCTAGCCACAAAAAAGAAGGGGGCCTGCCTTAGTAGCTTTTTCCATGTATATATGTGAAAATACTCTAGTCTATATTCGGAAAGGATTAAATCATATGTTTCAATAGATCTTTATTAAAGCAATGTGAAATtgaatgaatattaaatttattggCCCTCTTTGCACTTCTGATTCAATTTGAAATTCTACGAACCAATTTAACCTTTCCCATGCTATATGCATTTCTCACACTCGTAGATCTGATTCTCGGTAGCcaataaattagattttttcttctgtgtttcatatttttaactGGAGACTAATTATGCATTTGGTCTTGTTTCTCAAATTTGGACAGTCTTGCTCACTCGGAGTTGTCAAGTGTGTTCTATGATAAACTTCTCATGCTTGCTTGGGGGTAtgttaaactcatttcataatGATTACTCTCTTTCAATTAGTTAACTCTTGGAATGTAGAGAATAGGCCACTGAACATTAATGATTGAACACGGACCCTGTCTgcgttcatttcatttcttttgttctgATCACTCAATGGATTATTCCCTGCACTCAACAAGCTGTTGGACTGCATAGGAATCAGGCCTGACTTAGCAGTTCGGCTGTATAAACGACGGAGGAACtgaatgatattattaattctttttttacgTGTTACAGGTACAACAATGTGGTTATCCTAATAGTAGGCATCTTCATCTTTATTTGCGCTACTGTTGGGGTGTTGCTTGTAATGGAAACACTCAGTGCTTTCCTACACGCTTTGCGACTTCACTGGGTGGAGTTCCAAAACAAGTTCTACGAGGGAGACGGTTACAAGTTCTATCCATTCTCATTCACATTGATTGGTGAAGAAGATGAATGAGGCAGTGTTGAAAAAGGATGGAGTTGTGCGTGCATATAGGTATGGATCTATGTTGATTCTTTGATTTGGACATGACAGGGTGGGGTGCCATCTAGAATGTGGTTTGGAAAAAGCTTTTTTatttctacctttttttttacgGTGAGCACCACCCAGTCtacttgtttatttgtttctgaAAGGAATAAGCAGCTTATTCCTGGTTAGGCCTGCGGCTTGGTATGCAGATGGCAGTTGCTTCTGCTAGTGTAATAAGAAGAATATATTCTAACGgctttctatttatatatattactatttataaaaaaataaaaataaaaagaggctAGACTTGTACTAGGCATTTTTATTGGTTCTGGGGTAGTTTACATGCGATTCTGTGTGCTTGAATTTGAAGAagtaaatgttaataataacgTAGCTGCCATCTGATCTGTTTCCGTCAGGGAAACTCATGGGAACTTATTGGTGCGCCTGCGATTCAAGTGAACGGAATAGTGTATCTGAAGAGATGACAATTTCGACATTGTCTCTATCATacgttaaaaagaaaaaaaaatgtccttagtttttgtgattttgagtAACAAATGCATTTAATCAAATCAAGATGCACTTTTAAgttcgtataaaaaaaaaaaaaaggttcgtGTCTGCACTCGAGTGTCTCTAGTCGAGTGAGACTACACAAAGGGtattttatagtgtatttattGTATGTATGCTAAATTTATACcgataacaataaatattatagtctGCCTCGTGCATGTCTCTTTTCACTTTAAAGTCCTCCAATTGTCAcgacttgaaatttttttactgTGACAATCTCTCACTCGAACTCCTCAAGATCTGATAAATAGGAGGGGATCTTTTTTCAACCAAGATGTTTGGCCTTACATAAAATAACGATCACATACACAGACAAAGTCGGATGAATGTACAATTTCTTTCAAATCTTCGTCTCCTCGGTTGAACGTTTGCTTGGACTCATTGGCAATCAAAACCGCCAGCAATTAGTAAGGGAAAAGATGAAAATCCTCTCCCAACCTCCTACGTCTCAGACACAAGGTTTTACAATGTGGCCAAAAGTTTCAGGCAATGACTTCGACTATATTTGTGGTATTTGTGCAAAAGGaaattattttaacaattttaagaTATACAAGTTTAGCATACTCACGTACAATTTAAAGATGTACAAGTCTAGtgcactcatttaaaaaaaaaatggataaatttaaaattcacatgaaaaaatttattattttttttcaaaagaaaaacaaagttggaatactttaaaattgtatctTGCTAATTCCGGTTATAATTTATCGATTTGCTACGTATAGTCTATACATGTAAGTAGCAGGTAAATGTGAGGAATACAAAagtaaaaagaacaaaagcaaaccaaacctctctctctctttcttcgttcttgaaaacttttctttctttttgggttacttctttctcctctctctctctctctctctctctctctctctttcctttttttatgaaatcaattattttgtaactggttttgtgttttttgtccAAGAtagggtgctacccgccccccaCCCTGCATGGGTAGGGGTTGGGATTTTTCCCCCGACCTTCGCCCCCGTGGGGCGCGGTACCTCGTCCGTTGAcgggggtgcgggggtggacctccAACCGTCTGCCCCCCGCCCTTCCAATCTCCACAACAAATAACAATTTAGTAATTCACAGCAAGCATAATCAAGCAATTCACAAAatcacatgcacaatcaagtcaTCTACAATTCACAATCTCATCATCTTTTAATCTCatccacaaataataataataaataaataatatggaGTGATTCAGTGATTCAAGAAGAGATTCGGGAGTGAGTGAACCATTGAGCCCTACTTACATTCGCCCGGCACTGAGGCTGAGACGGCGACTCTAGATGACGATGGTGATTGGTGAGGCAAACGACAAATTGGAGAGAACTAAGAGGTGAGAATcgcagagagagaggggagaaaaGGAATCGCgagaaagaagagaagcaaGAGCTGAGAGCTCTTCGACTGGATATTAACCCATAATCAAAACGTTTGATTATGGGCAggggtattaaaaaaaaaccagtcacaaacgacgttgttttgtgtttgtatttctttttatataatatttattatatatatatatatatatatatatattacaaacgGTGTGGGGTGGGGTTCCACCCCATCCCGCTCCGCCTCCGCTTGAAGCCTCATATGCGGGCGGGGTCCCACTACACCCCGTAGCGACGGACGGGGCAATCCGCCCCGCCTCACTGGGGCAGAGCGATTAGGGAATTGGGCAAAGAGGGCGGGGCCCGCTGCCCACCTCTAGTTCAAGATTTTTTAATAGATCCATCCGTTggataagttattttttttccttcttcataTACTAGCCCGTTAtctatatacaaattttatctCAAGCCTCTCAGCTTTTTCTCTCTAAGTCTTAGTAGTTTTGCCATGGGAGCAAAAGATGGGTGTGGTTGTTTAGCTTCCTTTGTGGCTGCCTCCTCAGTTGCTTTATAAGTTGACGACCACTTTCTTTGCCTTTTCTCTTACATAGATTTcgttcttttgtatttttcccaATAACCAAACGGTGAGGCAAAAATTTGACTAGGTAGAAgttagaaagaaaagcaattagTGCAATTaacttcaacatttttttattttaccagGAAGCAATCAATGcaaaattttctcaacaaaattTTCTCAACAGTAGATCGTCGTAGTGGAAAGAGGACCTCCATGAAGTGAGGATGCTCGAGCTGGCCATTCTATATTCTTAATTCATTCttcctattatttttatttttatttgtaggaTGTTGATTCAGTGTGTATGGTAGTGTGTACAGTTGTGGGTTAACAACTTAACACtacagaaagaaaaatagtaatTGAAATTTGTTTAGAATGGTGGGGTGTCCAATTCCGTAGAGAACAGGCCATCTGCAAAAAagaagtggagagagagagaggaagaaagtggaaggaagaaaagaagagtgGGGCCAAACTGCAACGATTGCATTTTGACAGCACACACGACTGTATTTAGAGTTTTTCTtcactaaaacataaaaatacaaCATTGTCTTAAATTAACACAATGACATATTTCAGTCGGATGTTTTGGGAGAATTTGAAGGACTACACAAAGTTAAGGATCAGGTTGCCATGAGAATATGCCAGATCCCTTGTATATACATGCATGCGGGGCGATGAATATCGCAAGAAATTATAAGTCATGCTCTACTGTGAGGTGGCGGTTTGCACTGCAGCAACCGTTGAGACCATGGAATCGACTCCGCAGATATTGCGGCCCCTGCAGATTTTGTAGAAACCATTTTCTCCCCAGTTTTCACCCCATGAGTTCTTGATAATCCAGTATGGCTTCTCTTTCATCCGGACAGGAGCATAGCCAGCAGAGCCGTATCCCACCAATAACACCCCATGATCTAGCCTCTTTGAGCATATGTATGGGCACGAAACTCCCCTACATACGTCTGCATGAACACCGCATTGATGGCCACTGCATTTAAGCAAAAACCAAGATTTCAATCATTAGAGTCCATTCTAGTAGAAACTTGatctaaatatcaaaataataataattataatggaAGTTACCATACCTGCCAGAGGACCATTTTTCACAAGATTAGCAGCAATTTGATCTTCATCGAGGGAGATGACACTGAAGTTGGATACTGATGCTGCAATCTTGCTCTTGTCAAATTTGCAGGTCGCACGATCAGTACCTGTGTAAGGATAGTCCTCCTCTCGCATTAGTCCACCAGCTTTAAGTGTGTACTCGAAGGCGCTATTCATCAACCCACCATTGCACCCAGAATCACAAGAACCCGGTTCCTCTGGATCACACTGCAGAATGACACAACCTTTAGGCCCCATTCGGATACAAGAAGCgttccatctcatttcatcattacattacaattttttcaaattctcacacaaaatataataaacaattcaactttttcaaatcataaaacaataataatattaaaaataatattctaaaaatattttattcaactttcaactttcatctcaacttactatccaaaacACTTATTTAGAAAATGAATACAGAAGAATAAATGATTTTGGCATTGATGCAGAAGAGTCGGCCCATAACGTTCAGAACACAAGTTCAAAAACAAGCTAGAGTGGTTTGATGAAATTTATGAGCGCCTAATTCTATTCAATATATGTATACACAGATGAACATCTAAAGAGATTGTGTAGGATGGCATGTTTAATGGATCAAATTCAAGTTCTTGTGTAAGTTGTTCAATGAACCCCAAATATTTATATGCAACAAAGCAAACTCGACACTTTTTATGGGAAGGCAGCGCCATGATTGTTTTATGTCATAGCGATATCAACAGCAGTATGACCAAATCCAGGAGGAACCTACCACCATGCATATTAACAGCTAGATTTCAGCTAACatgaaacatgaaaatttaaatttcaaaataatatcgaAGTTGATTGCATTTTACTAAATTAAGACCACAAAAGAACATTAACATTTTACAATCCCGTCACTCCTGAATACATCATTGTGTACTTAAGAAGCACTCATAAACCAATAAATCCAGCTGAGGTAATGCTAGATTCAGAAGTGCAAATGACAGGCTTCAAATGCTAAATTTTTTTCTCGCAATTTCAGCGACGCGTAATACCAAGATATTTACAAAAGCGTAATCAACACGTACCCATTATGCAAGACACCACACCATATAAATTAGTTCTGTACGAAtcttaacacacacacacatacatgcaGATATCAACCACATAGCGATGACACACCCACACCTAAAATACACAAATGCGCATTAAATTCTGCTTGATAAATGGCATAAACGAATCGAAATAAACATTGACATGAAACATCAAGCATACCGCATAaactggaaagaaaaaaataagagaaagaacCAAACCTCGTGATCGCAATCCACAAGCTGTTGCTCGCTGAGACTAACAAGCTTCCCTGTGGCAAGGAAGTTAGCACCTTCCAAGGCCCCAGTTGTGCTAAAACTCCAGCATGATCCGCACGAACCCTGTTTCCCACAAGGCCACAaccatcaaaataaataaattaattatcagTAATTGATTCACAATCAAAGTCAACGCAAATAATACTCCATAAACTAAACACAAATCGGCTTAACAATGTAAacttagaaagaaaaatcaaacacaaacatttccACACAGATAAAACGCTAACAACATGTCAAAAGCTTATTAAATCAGagtacaatttttatttttgaataatcatAGTAAAAATACACATCTGATTATTAGTATCTTAGAAATTTAATAGCTtgagaaataattataataaaaataaactccttcaataaaaatgaaTACGAATAGTATCTAAAAAGGCTgggaattaaaaaagaaaacaagaccTGATTTTTGACGGCGGTTACAGCTCCATGATCTCTCCAATCAAAATCGGTAGGAAGATCTTCGGTCGGCAAAATCGGAGCGTTGCTGGCATCGGAGGGCAGCCTGAGGCGACTCCTGAGACCCAAGAAAGACCTTCGGAACTCGGACGGGGTCAAGTCGGAGAACTGAGTCACGCCGTGAGTCGCCGACGGGTCCAGACTCTGGTGGCGATGCGCGCGGCGCAGGTTGGCACGGAATACCTTAAACCTGTGGTCATGCTCCTCCTGTGACTTGTACGACTTTCCGAACCTCCGCTTGAAGAGCTCGAAGTGGTGCTCCGCGCCCAGCCGCGGGTTGTTGAGGTTCTCCGAGCCGTCGACGACCTGCCGTATGAAGGGTCCGGATTCAGAGGCGCTAACGGCAACCTCCTCCAACAACGTCGTCGCAGCCGCCGCGACGACGAcgaacaagaagaagagagagaagagagagaaacgaCGATCCATTGGCTGAAAGAGATGAAGTATGGGCTGTACGTTCTATTGATGCTCTTTTATAGAGCAGGGTCCACGAAAGGGAGCAATTTCCCGTAATGCCTTCCAAAAACAGAATAGATCTCCACCGCTAGAAAATTGGGGCCCACCTTCAGTAACGGATACGATCAATTCAGTTGTTACCTGCGTTGTAGACGAGACACCCACTCTGTCGTGTAACGGAAATGCGGTTTGCTTAACCAGGGGTTAAAGATGGGAGAAACTAATAAAAAGAGGACAGGTGGCGGGGACGGGGACGGGGGTGTTGGAGTTGAATGGTAGTTGCTTCTCACTCAGGTTTGGTTGTTACGACTTTTTTTTATGGATTGGATCATGTGTTTCGTTAGGTTACTCGTGGAGCAAAGGGAGGGGACGTTGGGCTCTATGACGATTTTGCTTGCCGAGATTCCCGAGAAGGTTGAATGGCAGTTGGGGTCAGGAACAAGTTGTTTCACTATCCTagtctttttctgtttttcttttcatttattatctgttctcactattttttatttctatgattaGCCTCTGATATCATCTGAGTTATGTAATATTCTAATACAAGATGATAAATAAGtaagttaataataatataaaattattactgttttaaagagattttataaaaataaatttataaattaacatatttttatgtaatttattatatttattttatattttataatttaaaatattatatcaaaatacgttaatttatgagtttaattttataaaaaaaaaaattgtgattcaaatatttttctaatatattttcaagtttaaacAGAATTTATTATGTGTTGGGCTTTCTATAGGCCATGAAAAGCTATGGGCCTCGAAAATACAAGTCCTATCTTGGGGTTTGGGATTTAGGCCCCAATTCAACAACTTTGGTTTTGGGTTTTGAAGACTTGGAGTGATGCCTTTCTAGAAGCGGAATCTGGTtcgtatttttatttatttatttggagcGACCTGAACCGACGGGCCTTCACGTGACTTTGATGGAGCTAACGTTAAATGATGCGATAAATCATCTCGGACGGCACTTGATTACTCATTATTCTGAAGGAAACTTCGATGACAGGCAGATTAACAAATCTTactttttgaatatgaactttATCAagcttatattataattttagaatttaatggaTGAGctaatcttataaaaaaacctAGACATACGTGggcttttaatattttaatatcgtataaataaaatgtttggatagtttgaaatatttatgttctgtccatctctattttaaattgagaaatgctatatacaaaattagaaaatatagaTTTATGTACTATATTGGATAataattgagaataaaaaatatgtaaccCTCAAAGTCTATCTATCTTtcacttttcttcatttttttttctattatattatatatttttttcacgaTCAATCTCACATTTAATCTACTTTTCtcgtatataaaatatacaaaaattgcacaatctaaactataaatcattttcctaaaactcataattttccttt from Juglans microcarpa x Juglans regia isolate MS1-56 chromosome 3S, Jm3101_v1.0, whole genome shotgun sequence encodes:
- the LOC121257669 gene encoding LOW QUALITY PROTEIN: cysteine protease RD19A-like (The sequence of the model RefSeq protein was modified relative to this genomic sequence to represent the inferred CDS: inserted 1 base in 1 codon); translated protein: MDRRFSLFSLFFLFVVVAAAATTLLEEVAVSASESGPFIRQVVDGSENLNNPRLGAEHHFELFKRRFGKSYKSQEEHDHRFKVFRANLRRAHRHQSLDPSATHGVTQFSDLTPSEFRRSFLGLRSRLRLPSDASNAPILPTEDLPTDFDWRDHGAVTAVKNQGSCGSCWSFSTTGALEGANFLATGKLVSLSEQQLVDCDHECDPEEPGSCDSGCNGGLMNSAFEYTLKAGGLMREEDYPYTGTDRATCKFDKSKIAASVSNFSVISLDEDQIAANLVKNGPLAVAINAVFMQTYVXGVSCPYICSKRLDHGVLLVGYGSAGYAPVRMKEKPYWIIKNSWGENWGENGFYKICRGRNICGVDSMVSTVAAVQTATSQ